The Nocardia arthritidis genome has a window encoding:
- a CDS encoding UvrD-helicase domain-containing protein: protein MTVASTISRIDTAEPFDPIGSLPTGTTVLEASAGTGKTHAIVGLAVRYVAEAGVDITQLLLVTFSRAATQELRERTRDRFVAVAAALADPLGARTHPDELIRHLAQADPDEVWRRRARLLTALSDFDAGTIATTHSFCQRMLDELGLAGEHDPGARLVETIDELIGTVVDDLYLNRYARAAQPFSLKEAHQLGLAAVRDRQARLVPDEGGPAGERVAFAAAVRAETERRKRLSGLRDFDDLLVLLHEVLADPAHGPRACRRIRERYRVALVDEFQDTDPLQWDILRRAFHGHATLVLVGDPKQAIYAFRGAEVLSYLDAVAHADTRSELTTNWRSDAGLLAALDHLHGGAALGHRDILVHPVAATRPWTRLSGPAELITPLRLRCLPRKGAGPLNKSGFPAVGRMRAKVADDLAADIVRLLESGVALDTAKPQRDRDLAPTAESGSAATEFVTAQRAGSDGGPRAGFGIEALGGVVADSSAAPWERSAAVLASGQRSAGPSPRPIGPGDIAVLVRTRSQIDVVRAALDRVGIPSVLAGGTSVFGTAAATDWLWVLRALEQPHRADRVRLAACTPILGCTAADIDGGGADLVGRISAQLRDAARLFARAGFAAVFEKLSAETDLARRLLAVENGERELTDLRHIAQLLDQVALTESLGLTALTRWLADRVRDPASGAVADRSRRLDRDAAAVQIATVHAAKGLEFPVVYLPFAWDSAKNPYPQTLLFHDDTGARALDVGGQEAPGYGERKLRSETEEAGEELRLLYVALTRAMCQIVAWWAPAITTAAAPLHRMILGRPDGGDLVPAKAAVPADNAVVQALSAWAARAPEAVAVAAVDAAAEVTPRRIRTETPTGELAVARFTRALDHHWRRTSYSALTAGAHDAAVTDAEPEDDRGPSDEPADPSVLAETDTAATDAAPSLMNALPYGAEFGTLVHGVLELIDTDVADLGTEVHTRCRAATEELLAEADPAILGTALLAVLRTPLGFGALADIPNRDRLNELEFELPLAGGDAPAATLRRIADLLRAHLPTDDDLYEYADLVAHLDDIPLRGYLTGSIDAVLRVAGPDGEQRFIVVDYKTNRLGTGDLTVAHYTRDRMAAEMLRSHYPLQALLYSVALHRYLRWRLPGYDPARHLGGCRYLFVRGMIGPETPHGCGVFDWYPPAALVVELSDLLAGDRR from the coding sequence ATGACGGTCGCGAGCACGATCTCGCGGATCGATACCGCGGAGCCGTTCGACCCGATCGGGTCGCTGCCCACCGGGACCACCGTGCTCGAGGCGAGCGCGGGCACCGGGAAGACGCACGCGATCGTCGGGCTCGCGGTGCGCTATGTGGCCGAGGCGGGCGTCGATATCACCCAGCTGCTGCTGGTGACGTTCAGCCGGGCCGCGACCCAGGAACTGCGGGAGCGCACCAGGGACCGCTTCGTCGCGGTGGCGGCGGCGCTGGCCGATCCGCTCGGGGCGCGGACGCATCCGGACGAGCTGATCCGGCATCTGGCGCAGGCGGATCCGGACGAGGTGTGGCGGCGGCGGGCCCGATTGCTCACCGCCCTTTCGGATTTCGACGCGGGCACCATCGCCACCACGCACAGCTTCTGCCAGCGCATGCTCGACGAGCTCGGCCTGGCCGGGGAGCACGATCCGGGGGCACGGCTGGTCGAGACCATCGACGAACTGATCGGCACGGTGGTCGACGATCTGTACCTCAACCGGTATGCCCGTGCGGCACAGCCATTTTCGTTGAAGGAGGCACATCAGCTCGGCCTGGCCGCGGTGCGCGACCGGCAGGCGCGGCTGGTGCCGGACGAGGGCGGTCCGGCGGGGGAGCGGGTCGCGTTCGCCGCCGCCGTGCGCGCGGAAACCGAACGGCGCAAACGGCTTTCGGGGCTGCGCGACTTCGACGACCTGCTGGTGCTGCTGCACGAGGTGCTCGCCGATCCGGCGCACGGGCCGCGCGCCTGCCGCCGCATCCGCGAACGCTACCGGGTGGCGCTGGTGGACGAATTCCAGGACACCGACCCGTTGCAGTGGGATATCCTGCGCCGCGCGTTCCACGGGCACGCCACCCTGGTGCTGGTCGGCGATCCGAAACAGGCCATCTACGCCTTCCGCGGTGCTGAGGTGCTCAGCTACCTGGACGCCGTCGCGCACGCGGATACGCGCAGCGAGCTGACCACCAACTGGCGCAGCGACGCCGGGCTGCTCGCGGCCCTCGACCATCTGCACGGCGGTGCGGCCCTCGGCCACCGGGACATCCTGGTACACCCGGTCGCCGCGACGCGCCCGTGGACGCGGCTGTCCGGTCCGGCCGAGCTGATCACCCCGCTGCGGCTGCGCTGTCTGCCGCGCAAAGGCGCTGGGCCGCTGAACAAATCGGGTTTCCCCGCGGTCGGCCGGATGCGCGCCAAGGTCGCCGACGACCTGGCCGCGGATATCGTGCGGCTGCTGGAATCCGGTGTCGCGCTGGATACGGCCAAGCCGCAGCGCGATCGCGACCTCGCGCCGACCGCTGAATCCGGCTCGGCGGCAACGGAATTCGTGACTGCCCAGCGGGCGGGGTCCGATGGCGGACCGCGCGCCGGATTCGGGATCGAGGCGTTGGGCGGGGTCGTCGCCGATTCCTCGGCGGCGCCGTGGGAGCGTTCGGCGGCCGTGCTGGCCTCGGGGCAGCGTTCGGCCGGGCCGTCGCCGCGGCCGATCGGGCCGGGTGATATCGCGGTGCTCGTGCGCACGCGTTCGCAAATCGATGTGGTGCGAGCGGCTTTGGATCGCGTCGGCATTCCGTCGGTGCTCGCCGGCGGCACCAGCGTATTCGGCACCGCGGCCGCGACCGATTGGCTGTGGGTGCTGCGTGCGCTGGAACAGCCGCATCGGGCGGATCGGGTCCGGTTGGCCGCGTGCACACCGATTCTCGGCTGCACCGCGGCCGATATCGACGGCGGCGGAGCCGATCTGGTGGGCCGGATCAGCGCCCAGCTGCGCGACGCGGCCCGGCTGTTCGCCCGCGCCGGATTCGCGGCGGTCTTCGAAAAGCTCTCCGCCGAAACGGATCTCGCGCGACGGCTGCTCGCGGTGGAGAACGGCGAGCGGGAGCTCACCGACCTGCGGCACATCGCCCAACTGCTGGATCAGGTCGCGCTCACCGAATCGCTCGGCCTCACCGCGCTGACCCGCTGGCTGGCCGACCGGGTGCGCGATCCGGCCTCCGGCGCCGTCGCCGACCGCAGCCGCAGGCTGGACCGCGATGCCGCCGCGGTGCAGATCGCGACCGTGCACGCCGCGAAGGGTCTCGAATTCCCGGTCGTCTATTTGCCTTTCGCGTGGGACAGCGCGAAGAACCCGTATCCGCAGACGCTGCTGTTCCACGACGACACCGGCGCCCGTGCGCTGGACGTCGGCGGTCAAGAGGCCCCCGGCTACGGCGAGCGCAAGCTGCGCAGCGAAACCGAGGAGGCGGGCGAGGAACTGCGGCTGCTCTATGTCGCGCTGACCCGCGCCATGTGCCAGATCGTCGCGTGGTGGGCGCCCGCCATCACCACCGCGGCCGCGCCGCTGCACCGAATGATCCTCGGCCGCCCCGATGGCGGTGACCTGGTACCGGCCAAGGCCGCCGTGCCCGCGGACAACGCTGTGGTGCAAGCGCTTTCGGCCTGGGCGGCCCGCGCGCCGGAGGCCGTCGCGGTGGCCGCGGTGGACGCGGCGGCCGAGGTGACGCCGCGGCGCATCCGCACCGAGACGCCGACGGGTGAACTCGCCGTCGCGCGGTTCACCCGCGCCCTGGACCACCACTGGCGGCGCACCTCGTATTCGGCGCTCACCGCGGGCGCGCACGATGCCGCGGTCACCGATGCCGAACCCGAGGACGATCGCGGTCCATCGGACGAACCAGCCGATCCGTCGGTGCTCGCCGAAACGGACACGGCCGCAACGGATGCGGCGCCATCGCTGATGAACGCGCTGCCCTACGGCGCGGAATTCGGCACCCTGGTACACGGCGTGCTGGAGCTGATCGACACGGACGTGGCGGATCTCGGCACCGAGGTGCATACCCGCTGCCGCGCGGCCACCGAGGAGCTGCTCGCCGAGGCCGATCCGGCGATACTCGGCACCGCGCTGCTCGCGGTGCTGCGCACCCCGCTCGGATTCGGCGCCCTGGCCGATATCCCGAACCGGGATCGGTTGAACGAATTGGAATTCGAGCTGCCGCTGGCGGGCGGCGACGCCCCGGCGGCGACCCTGCGCCGGATCGCCGACCTGCTGCGCGCTCATCTGCCCACCGACGACGACCTCTACGAATACGCCGATCTGGTTGCCCACCTGGACGATATCCCGTTGCGCGGCTACCTCACCGGCAGCATCGACGCGGTATTGCGGGTCGCGGGTCCCGACGGCGAGCAGCGCTTCATCGTCGTCGACTACAAAACCAACCGCCTCGGCACCGGCGATCTGACCGTCGCGCACTACACCCGCGACCGGATGGCCGCGGAGATGCTGCGGTCGCACTATCCGCTCCAGGCGCTGCTGTATTCCGTCGCGCTGCACCGTTATCTGCGCTGGCGGCTGCCCGGCTACGATCCGGCCCGGCACCTCGGCGGCTGCCGCTACCTCTTCGTCCGGGGCATGATCGGACCCGAAACACCGCACGGCTGTGGCGTTTTCGATTGGTATCCGCCCGCGGCCCTCGTCGTCGAGCTCTCCGACCTGCTGGCCGGTGATCGGCGATGA
- the recC gene encoding exodeoxyribonuclease V subunit gamma, whose translation MPLHIHRAERADVLADVLGELLSAPLADPFAAEVVAVPAKGVERWLTQRLSGVLGVGGRGDGVAANIAFPPPAGLVAEVLAAANRMRPEDDPWAPERVVWTLLRVLDGCVGEPWAAVLARHLGVNQVAGQDYRIGRRYATAAHLAGLFDSYAAQRPGLITEWVAGADTDGAGGAIPEDLRWQPRLWRLLRAEIGAPSPAERLDAACARLRAEPDSVELPCRISLFGVTRLPADQLAVFSALAEARDVHLWLAHPSPAMWAELANSPVAVARSADASATRVRHPLLAGLGRDVRELQQRLAGRGIDIHHRGSGRSAGAEAISSPAAASASGDDLVPQPDSQTLLAALQQGIRDDIWPPRDIRGDGSVQVHSCHGPARQVEVLRDCLLGLFAADETLEPRDVLIMCPEVETYAPLVLAAFGQRMTGEPAAQQDSAHPAHLLRVRLADRGRGVTNPLLAVIATLLELADGRVTVTQVLDLAAAETVRRRCGFDDDDIERLREWAAESGARWGIGQRQRQAFGLADFAQNTLNTAVDRILLGVTADESADDWLDLVLPLDDVDSNDVDLAGRFAEFVDRLAVCLRDLRGPRPAHEWAEVLGRALDLLTDVPASQAWVRTEARGELAAATEHAGDAQLRLPDVAVLLANRLAARPTRANFRTGELTVCTMVPMRSVPHRVVVLLGLDDDVFPRPGGVDGDDVLAREPLLGERDSRGEDRQLLLDAIMAAQEKLLLLHTGADPVTGAHRPPAIPVAELLDVLRAHVGAAGMDAVVTRHPLQAFDRRNFRADAPFSFDAVALAGARSAGRPPALRPEFLPEPLPPVAPADVGLAELISFAEHPVRAFLWQRLGIRVPEHEEDIADRLPIELDGLAKWELGERMLAARLTGAEPGALRAAEWRRGTLPPFGLGGAVLDEVEQTVDKLVRAARADYAGQARAVDIAIDLGDGRRLTGTVPEVRGETLVRTTFSRLAPKHRIAAWVSLLALAVTEDRPWRAVTTGRGQFGRPAWRSELTAPDVPAAMAALRELVRLRDAGLTEPLPVAPTATAVYAERRFRGASVEEACAAAEREFNGGPNGPAQFGDHTDRHLRYVWGPAPRLDDLMAAQAPSGEPGESTRFGALARRMWVPLLSAESQGQP comes from the coding sequence ATGCCGCTGCACATCCACCGTGCCGAGCGCGCCGATGTCCTCGCCGATGTCCTCGGTGAACTGCTGTCGGCGCCGCTGGCCGATCCGTTCGCGGCGGAGGTGGTCGCGGTGCCCGCCAAGGGTGTGGAGCGCTGGCTCACCCAGCGGCTGTCCGGGGTGCTCGGGGTGGGCGGCCGCGGCGATGGCGTCGCGGCGAATATCGCGTTTCCGCCGCCCGCCGGATTGGTGGCCGAAGTGCTCGCCGCGGCGAACCGTATGCGGCCGGAAGACGATCCGTGGGCGCCGGAGCGGGTGGTGTGGACGCTGCTCCGGGTGCTCGACGGATGCGTCGGTGAGCCGTGGGCCGCGGTGCTGGCTCGGCATCTCGGCGTGAACCAGGTTGCGGGACAGGATTATCGGATCGGGCGCCGGTACGCGACGGCGGCTCATCTCGCGGGGCTTTTCGACAGTTACGCCGCGCAGCGGCCCGGCCTGATCACCGAATGGGTCGCGGGCGCCGACACCGACGGTGCGGGCGGCGCGATCCCGGAGGATCTGCGGTGGCAGCCGCGGCTGTGGCGGCTGCTGCGCGCCGAAATCGGTGCGCCGAGCCCCGCGGAACGACTCGACGCGGCATGCGCCCGGCTGCGGGCCGAACCGGATTCGGTGGAATTGCCCTGCCGGATCTCGCTTTTCGGTGTGACGCGGCTGCCCGCCGATCAGCTCGCGGTGTTCTCCGCGCTGGCCGAGGCGCGGGATGTGCACCTGTGGTTGGCGCATCCGAGCCCGGCGATGTGGGCCGAGCTGGCGAATTCGCCCGTGGCGGTGGCGCGTTCGGCCGATGCCTCGGCGACCCGGGTGCGGCATCCGCTGCTGGCCGGGTTGGGGCGGGATGTACGCGAACTACAGCAGCGGTTGGCCGGGCGGGGTATCGATATTCACCATCGCGGCAGTGGGCGATCCGCGGGTGCCGAAGCGATTTCGTCCCCGGCCGCGGCATCTGCTTCGGGCGATGATCTTGTGCCGCAGCCGGATTCGCAGACCTTGCTCGCGGCGCTACAGCAGGGCATTCGTGACGATATCTGGCCGCCACGCGACATTCGCGGCGACGGCAGCGTTCAGGTGCACTCCTGCCACGGCCCGGCCCGGCAGGTGGAGGTGCTGCGCGACTGTCTGCTCGGGCTGTTCGCGGCCGATGAGACGCTGGAACCCCGCGATGTCCTGATCATGTGCCCCGAGGTGGAGACCTACGCACCGCTGGTGCTGGCCGCCTTCGGCCAGCGCATGACCGGAGAGCCCGCGGCGCAGCAGGATTCGGCGCATCCGGCGCATCTGCTGCGGGTCCGGCTCGCCGATCGCGGGCGCGGCGTGACCAATCCGCTGCTCGCGGTGATCGCCACGCTGCTGGAACTGGCCGACGGTCGCGTCACCGTGACGCAGGTGCTCGATCTGGCCGCCGCCGAAACGGTGCGCCGCCGTTGCGGATTCGACGACGACGATATCGAGCGGTTGCGCGAGTGGGCCGCCGAATCCGGGGCCCGGTGGGGGATCGGCCAGCGGCAGCGGCAGGCGTTCGGGCTGGCCGATTTCGCGCAGAACACCCTCAATACGGCCGTCGACCGCATCCTGCTCGGGGTCACCGCGGACGAATCCGCCGACGACTGGCTCGATCTCGTGCTCCCGCTCGACGATGTCGACAGCAACGACGTCGACCTGGCCGGGCGCTTCGCCGAATTCGTCGACCGGCTCGCGGTCTGCCTGCGCGATCTGCGCGGCCCGCGCCCGGCGCACGAGTGGGCCGAGGTGCTCGGCCGCGCGCTCGACCTGCTCACCGACGTTCCCGCCAGTCAGGCCTGGGTGCGCACCGAGGCGCGCGGCGAACTCGCCGCGGCCACCGAACACGCCGGTGACGCGCAGCTGCGGCTGCCGGATGTCGCCGTGCTGCTTGCCAATCGGCTCGCGGCCCGGCCGACCAGGGCCAATTTCCGCACCGGCGAACTGACCGTGTGCACCATGGTGCCGATGCGGTCGGTGCCGCACCGGGTCGTGGTGCTGCTCGGCCTCGACGACGATGTGTTCCCGCGCCCCGGCGGCGTCGACGGCGACGATGTGCTGGCCAGGGAACCGCTACTGGGGGAACGGGATTCGCGCGGCGAGGATCGGCAATTGCTGCTCGACGCGATCATGGCGGCCCAGGAGAAGTTGCTGCTGCTGCACACCGGCGCCGATCCGGTCACCGGCGCGCACCGCCCGCCCGCCATCCCGGTGGCCGAACTGCTGGATGTGCTGCGCGCCCACGTCGGCGCGGCGGGTATGGACGCGGTGGTCACCCGGCATCCGTTGCAGGCCTTCGACCGTCGCAATTTCCGCGCCGACGCGCCGTTCAGCTTCGATGCCGTCGCCCTCGCGGGCGCGCGCTCGGCCGGGCGTCCGCCCGCGCTGCGGCCGGAATTCCTGCCGGAACCGCTGCCTCCCGTCGCGCCCGCGGATGTCGGCCTGGCCGAACTGATTTCGTTCGCCGAACATCCGGTGCGAGCATTTCTGTGGCAGCGGCTCGGCATCCGGGTGCCCGAACACGAGGAGGACATCGCCGACCGGCTGCCCATCGAACTCGACGGCCTCGCGAAATGGGAACTGGGCGAACGCATGCTGGCCGCCCGGCTCACCGGCGCGGAGCCCGGTGCGCTGCGCGCGGCCGAATGGCGACGCGGCACGCTGCCGCCGTTCGGCCTCGGCGGCGCGGTGCTCGACGAGGTGGAGCAGACCGTCGACAAGCTGGTGCGGGCGGCGCGAGCCGATTACGCGGGGCAGGCGCGCGCCGTCGATATCGCCATCGATCTCGGCGACGGCCGCAGGCTCACCGGCACGGTGCCGGAGGTGCGCGGGGAAACGCTGGTGCGCACCACATTTTCCCGGCTCGCGCCGAAACACCGCATCGCGGCGTGGGTTTCGCTGCTCGCGCTGGCCGTCACCGAGGACCGGCCGTGGCGCGCGGTGACCACCGGCCGCGGCCAATTCGGCCGTCCCGCTTGGCGTTCCGAACTCACCGCGCCGGATGTGCCCGCCGCCATGGCCGCGCTGCGCGAGCTGGTGCGATTGCGCGACGCGGGCCTGACCGAACCGCTGCCCGTCGCACCCACCGCCACCGCCGTCTACGCCGAGCGCCGTTTCCGCGGCGCGTCGGTCGAGGAGGCGTGCGCCGCCGCGGAACGCGAATTCAACGGCGGACCGAACGGTCCCGCACAGTTCGGCGACCACACCGACCGTCATCTGCGCTATGTCTGGGGTCCGGCGCCCCGCCTGGATGACCTGATGGCGGCGCAGGCGCCCAGCGGTGAACCCGGCGAATCCACCCGTTTCGGCGCGCTGGCCCGGCGCATGTGGGTCCCGCTGCTCAGCGCCGAGTCGCAGGGTCAACCGTGA
- a CDS encoding tat pathway signal sequence, with the protein MPALLPVAAAAPALSAGCIAGFDCDMSARIAKVNSFLDGKDSVTGYVVRDRVSGGVYANSNAENQIWTASTIKLAIAEDLLNRQRVGAITLSPEDRTALESMLATSNDNAADRLWNKYAGLDRMAFNNAFRANGMSGLVPQPTNTALFPDWSFQKCTAADLDRLMNNVLDHMHPDDRNYLLDRMRSVDSNQHWGVWGAGEAMRPGLKNGWSDEQGGWVVNSVGFAGPGERYTLAIMTSMGDKGGYTEGSDIDTKVARMLFEGR; encoded by the coding sequence GTGCCCGCGCTGCTACCCGTCGCCGCCGCGGCGCCCGCGCTCAGCGCGGGCTGTATCGCCGGTTTCGACTGCGATATGAGCGCCCGCATCGCGAAGGTGAATTCCTTCCTGGACGGCAAGGATTCCGTCACCGGCTATGTGGTGCGCGACCGGGTGAGCGGCGGCGTATACGCCAATTCCAATGCGGAGAACCAGATCTGGACCGCGTCCACCATCAAGCTGGCCATCGCCGAGGACCTGCTGAACCGGCAGCGGGTCGGCGCGATCACCCTCTCCCCGGAGGACCGCACCGCGCTGGAGTCGATGCTGGCCACCTCGAACGACAATGCGGCGGACCGGCTTTGGAACAAATACGCCGGCCTGGACCGGATGGCGTTCAACAACGCGTTCCGCGCCAACGGTATGAGCGGCCTCGTCCCGCAGCCGACCAACACCGCGCTGTTCCCCGACTGGTCGTTCCAGAAGTGCACCGCCGCCGACCTGGACCGCCTGATGAACAACGTCCTCGATCACATGCATCCCGACGACCGCAACTACCTGCTGGACCGGATGCGCTCGGTGGACAGCAACCAGCACTGGGGCGTTTGGGGCGCGGGCGAGGCGATGCGGCCCGGACTGAAGAACGGCTGGTCCGACGAGCAGGGCGGCTGGGTGGTCAACTCGGTCGGCTTCGCGGGTCCCGGTGAGCGCTACACGCTGGCCATCATGACATCGATGGGCGACAAGGGCGGTTACACCGAGGGCTCCGATATCGACACCAAGGTCGCGCGGATGCTGTTCGAGGGCCGCTAG
- a CDS encoding cytochrome P450, whose amino-acid sequence MVAGDRVVNRNPSVRTDSENISLIEIPSEHLIDLALRLVPNRPAALAAPPAGSESTRVRGDGGLPYLGRTLHYLRWGPAELMDRYRRFGPVTVNTMFGAHGAMVAGPEAIDEVLGHRRRDFGQGWDFFIGPFFRRGLMLLEFEEHKFHRRIMQQAFTRERLEAHLAALTPVVRAGVAKWVPDRANTVRLYPTIKELTLEIAAEIFMAVEVGDRRRELLDAFLACTHAGLAFVRHSVPGGHWRAGLHGRKVLEEYFTGMLPEKRRTETPDFFSGLCHARSEDGGWFGDADVVNHMIFLIMAAHDTTTTTATAVAYYLGKHPQWQRRVRAEVRALDVESPTIADLDRLTQLDLVIKESLRLMPPVPGLIRRAVRDTEIQGHFIPAGTQIDLAYQVNHLLPELWTRPEVFDPERFTEARREDKSHRLAWIPFGAGAHKCIGMHFGMFEVKTVLAAMLRDYEWEIPESYRMPWGFSSIPFPRDGAPLHLRRVTA is encoded by the coding sequence GTGGTTGCCGGGGACCGTGTCGTCAACCGAAACCCCAGCGTGCGCACCGATTCCGAGAACATCTCGCTGATCGAGATCCCGAGCGAGCACCTGATCGATCTGGCGCTGCGGCTGGTGCCGAATCGGCCCGCGGCGCTCGCCGCACCGCCGGCGGGCAGCGAGAGCACCCGGGTGCGCGGCGACGGCGGGCTGCCGTATCTCGGCCGGACGCTGCACTATCTGCGTTGGGGCCCCGCCGAACTCATGGACCGATACCGCCGCTTCGGTCCGGTCACCGTGAACACCATGTTCGGCGCGCACGGGGCGATGGTCGCGGGGCCGGAGGCGATCGATGAGGTGCTCGGGCATCGCCGCCGCGATTTCGGCCAGGGCTGGGACTTTTTCATCGGTCCGTTCTTCCGGCGCGGTCTGATGCTGCTGGAATTCGAGGAACACAAATTCCATCGGCGGATCATGCAGCAGGCGTTCACCAGGGAACGGCTGGAGGCGCATCTGGCCGCGCTGACTCCGGTGGTGCGCGCGGGTGTCGCGAAATGGGTGCCGGATCGCGCGAATACGGTGCGGCTGTATCCGACCATCAAGGAGTTGACGCTGGAGATCGCCGCCGAGATCTTCATGGCGGTGGAGGTGGGAGACAGACGGCGCGAACTACTCGACGCCTTCCTGGCCTGCACACACGCCGGGCTGGCATTCGTCCGGCATTCGGTGCCGGGCGGGCACTGGCGCGCCGGGCTGCACGGGCGAAAGGTGTTGGAGGAGTACTTCACCGGCATGCTGCCGGAGAAACGGCGCACCGAAACACCCGACTTCTTCTCCGGGCTGTGCCACGCGCGCAGCGAGGACGGCGGCTGGTTCGGCGACGCGGATGTGGTGAACCACATGATCTTCCTGATCATGGCCGCGCACGACACCACGACCACAACGGCCACCGCCGTCGCCTACTACCTCGGCAAACATCCGCAATGGCAGCGCAGGGTGCGCGCCGAGGTGCGCGCGCTGGACGTCGAATCGCCCACCATCGCCGATCTGGACCGGCTGACCCAGCTCGACCTGGTGATCAAGGAGAGCCTGCGGCTCATGCCGCCGGTGCCCGGCCTGATCCGAAGGGCGGTGCGCGACACCGAGATTCAGGGACACTTCATTCCGGCGGGTACCCAGATCGATCTGGCGTACCAGGTGAACCATCTGCTGCCCGAGCTGTGGACGCGGCCGGAGGTATTCGATCCGGAGCGGTTCACCGAAGCGCGGCGCGAGGACAAATCGCACCGGCTGGCCTGGATACCGTTCGGCGCGGGCGCGCACAAATGCATCGGCATGCATTTCGGCATGTTCGAGGTGAAGACCGTGCTGGCCGCGATGCTGCGCGACTACGAATGGGAGATCCCCGAAAGCTACCGCATGCCTTGGGGATTCAGCTCGATACCGTTCCCGCGCGACGGCGCGCCGCTACACCTGCGCAGAGTCACGGCGTAG
- a CDS encoding NAD(P)/FAD-dependent oxidoreductase — MSNESADGRPQPAVAGRTGKHRVVIIGSGFGGLFGAKHLKHGDVEVTLISKTSTHLFQPLLYQVATGILSTGEIAPATRLVLRKQKNAQVLLGEVTDIDLVNKTVTSELLNLETVTPYDSLIVATGAQQSYFGNDRFATFAPGMKTIDDALELRARILGAFEAAELVTTQEARDRLLTFVVVGAGPTGVELAGQIAELADRTLEGTFHNIDPRDARVILVEGAGAVLGPMGPKLGGKAQRRLEKMGVEIQLNALVTDVDAQGVTVKDADGTIRRIEASTKVWSAGVQASPLGKMLAERSDGTEVDRAGRVVVEPDLTIKGHPNVFVVGDLMSVPGVPGQAQGAIQGATYAAKAIKAGLKGQAPQERKPFKYFNKGSMATVSRFSAVCQIGKLEFGGFIAWLAWLALHLYYLVGYRSRIVTVIQWFVTFLGRTRGQMAATEQWVLARLALELVNASGQEADELTGALGAPPADNGRAPGARTSDMRAG; from the coding sequence ATGAGCAACGAGTCAGCCGACGGCCGCCCGCAGCCCGCGGTGGCCGGACGCACCGGTAAGCACCGCGTCGTGATCATCGGCTCCGGCTTCGGCGGGCTGTTCGGGGCCAAACACCTCAAACACGGCGACGTCGAGGTCACCCTCATCTCCAAGACCTCCACCCACCTCTTCCAGCCGCTGCTGTACCAGGTCGCCACCGGCATCCTCTCCACCGGCGAGATCGCGCCCGCCACCCGGCTGGTGCTGCGCAAACAGAAGAACGCCCAGGTGCTGCTCGGCGAGGTCACCGATATCGACCTGGTCAACAAGACGGTCACCTCGGAGCTGCTCAACCTCGAGACCGTCACCCCCTACGACAGCCTGATCGTCGCCACCGGCGCGCAGCAGTCCTACTTCGGCAACGACCGATTCGCCACCTTCGCCCCCGGCATGAAGACCATCGACGACGCGCTGGAATTGCGCGCCCGCATCCTCGGCGCGTTCGAGGCCGCCGAACTGGTGACCACCCAGGAGGCGCGCGACCGGCTGCTCACCTTCGTCGTCGTCGGCGCGGGCCCCACCGGCGTCGAATTGGCCGGGCAGATCGCCGAACTCGCGGACCGCACGCTGGAGGGCACCTTCCACAACATCGATCCGCGCGACGCCAGGGTCATCCTGGTCGAGGGCGCGGGCGCGGTGCTCGGCCCGATGGGCCCGAAGCTGGGCGGCAAGGCGCAGCGGCGGCTGGAGAAGATGGGCGTGGAAATCCAGCTCAACGCGCTGGTCACCGATGTGGACGCGCAGGGCGTCACGGTGAAGGACGCCGACGGCACCATCCGCCGCATCGAGGCGTCCACCAAGGTGTGGTCGGCGGGCGTGCAGGCCAGCCCGCTCGGCAAGATGCTGGCCGAGCGGTCCGACGGCACCGAGGTGGACCGGGCCGGGCGGGTCGTGGTGGAACCCGACCTCACCATCAAGGGTCATCCGAATGTCTTCGTGGTCGGCGACCTCATGTCGGTTCCGGGTGTGCCGGGGCAGGCGCAGGGCGCGATCCAGGGCGCTACCTATGCGGCCAAGGCCATCAAGGCCGGACTGAAAGGTCAAGCGCCGCAGGAGCGTAAGCCGTTCAAGTACTTCAACAAGGGCAGTATGGCGACGGTGTCGCGGTTCAGCGCCGTCTGCCAGATCGGCAAGCTGGAATTCGGCGGGTTCATCGCCTGGCTGGCCTGGCTCGCGCTGCACCTCTACTACCTGGTCGGCTACCGCAGCCGAATCGTCACGGTGATCCAATGGTTCGTCACCTTCCTCGGCCGCACCCGCGGGCAGATGGCCGCCACCGAGCAGTGGGTGCTCGCCCGGCTCGCGCTGGAACTGGTCAACGCCAGCGGCCAGGAGGCCGACGAACTCACCGGCGCGCTCGGCGCGCCACCAGCGGATAACGGCCGCGCACCCGGGGCACGCACGTCGGACATGCGCGCGGGTTAA